The DNA window ATGTCTGAACCTGTGACTAGCTCACCAGTAGAAGAGTCCcagtcatgttttgtgtgtgttgttgacaTTAAGCcctgtgtatttctgtgttttcatTCTTTCTAAATAGCCTTTTCCCGTCGCATTACTGGACATGAATCAGCCAGTTACTCACACACAGTACTCTTCCAATCTATCTACAACTCAGTTCTATTGTGTTGATGTATTGAAATGGAAGAATCTCTGACAACATGCAGACTGTGCGAACCAATGAGGGTTCTGTGATGTGAAATGTTTAGGTTGCGAATTGAAATGAAAGATCTATTCTACTATGGATGGCAAGCATATGTTTTATTCTACTTAAAACATTTTTGTCTGAGTgttctgtaatgtaatgttttgcccTGTTGAACAGGCCCACATGTACACAGATATCTTTGGCAGGTgcacagtaccagtaccagtaccagggtGTTCACTTGTGCCCCCTGGGAATAACTTTTATCTTTGGCAAAAACAGGTCATTCTGGTCCTGGGCATAGACAGGAAATTTATAAGAGGTAGGTTTACAGGAAATATGAGTGTTGACACATTGTTGAGCTAGTTGGAGTATTAATACACAGTCTCAAGCTGCATTTTGCTAGCCTTCCTTATCATGCATTGGTGAGTTTCCCAGGTCACGTCACTCAAGGGATTGTTGGTACTTTCCATTCCATACCCTGTACAGTGTACAGCACAACAGATGCTTGTAGTTACAGGTAGAATACCACAGGTAGGAGCCAGAGTACATATCATGCTTAAGAGCCAGTACAATATTACAGGATTATTCGATCAATGCAAAATACCGTTGCTCTcacttcatttatttattttatcacaccACTGATAAATTGTCAGATACATGCCAAAAGTGAATGATAGAACAATGATTAAATGTGTGTATAGAAGAGAGGATAAACAGAAACATTTAGTTTATGAAACTTTTATTGCCTGGTTGCATTCTTCACGTTCATattagaaaataccctaaaatatAATTCAAACAgatacaccatacacacacactttcagctTTATTCTTGTCTAATAAACAGCATCTCACTTAACAAATCAAACAGATTCGCCTGACCAATAACAGGTCTGAAGAACAGTTCTGTGATGAGTGATTGGCTGATAGTCTGTAAGTCAGAGGTTGATAGTAGGATGCAGCTGAATCGACCCAAGTCTCCTGGGTGAAGGGTCAGCACAACCTCCTGTAGAGCTCTCTGGGCCTCCTGTTGGAGACTGTTGATGAGTACAGTGGTGCTTAGTCCTGGGATATCTGTTAAGAGGAAGTGGGGGAAATGTAATGTCAAATCAATAGTATTCCACCATCAGTAGTTCAACACCGACGTGCCAGAAGAAAGAGTGAAGCTGTTTGCCGTATTTGTCATGTTCGATTATTAAATAATCATCGATTTATGGCATTGATTGCTTCAAATATTTACATCAAATGAAATGAATACAATGCCAGTTCAGGTAGATTTGGAGTTCCACATTACATCATAGCATGCTGAGAAGATTAGAATAAGATCTTTACCTGGATTGAACAGCATAGCTCCCTTCAGATAGGCATATTCCTTTGGGCTGAGATCCAGAGTCCACAGTCTGTTCAGACAGGATCTGAGTTTATGCACCCCAGCCAGGGTGGGCAGAAACATCTTTCCCTCATCTTCCACCTCCTGCTCTTCCTCACTCTGTGGCCCCTGACCGTTGAGGAGGATCCTCCTCAGCATGCTAGCCTGTGGAACATCCTTCACCTCGAACACAGTCCGTTCCTGGGCCAGGCCCAGAGAGAACAGGGGCACCCAGCAGTCCCTCAGCAGAGATAGCTGATCCTCCACTGGAAGCTGACTGAAGGAGGGTAAACTCTTCATGAAGCAGATGGTTTTGACCAGAACATCAGACGCCATCTGACAGGTTCCCTCAGGGTTCTTCAGACACACCGCCCGTTGCTGCTTGCAGTGACAGTTGTGAGGAATCATCTTGTTGTAGTTGTACTGGTTCACCTGGTTGTTGTTGATCAGGCTGTCGTTGTTGCTGTAGTTACTGTCCGCCCGGCTCAGGATGTTGTACAGGATGGTGTGAGGCTGCTGTTGTTGCTCCCGGTAACCTGAACAGTGACAGGTGGTCTTCATCTCTTCAAGAGGAAACATCATGGAGAATTCCCCTTTGAGGAACAATaaagtatcaatcaatcaatagatGATAAGATGTCCCCAGTGCAGAGGCTTTACAGAGCTATGCTACAGAGGTGAGAATAGCCACATTCTCTCTTTGAAATATTGTCCAGCAGTATGATCAGCAGCTCTGACTGTCTGACAACTCCAGTGGACCGAGTCTTATTTATAGGTAGACAGGACACGCTCCTCTGATCTGTGTGTGACAAGTCAGCATTGACCCCTCCCCCTcaaaccacacacactcacacctgaGAACAACAGGGTGACCCTGGACTGCTCTGCTCTCTGCGTTAGGTTCTCTCCACGTGGAGTGAGGTGATAGGGCGTATTCAATACAACTGTGACATTTGGcctgcagggagggagagacgtgAGGAAGCCGGCTGCACTACGAGATCAATGACATTGATCATGTTGACCTGACTACCAAGGACGGGGTCAATGCTCCCATACAGACTACCACCCCAACACACAGCCTTGGTTCAGTCTTCTATTTCTTGCTAGTTAAGGGGTAAACGGAAACTCAGGATCATAGGATATCAGCATTTGGTATTGACAAAGAGCAATATAATTTTAGGAAAATAATGACACAAGTAGCCTAGATCCTAATCATGTAGATAGGTATCATTTTATTCTCATTATCAATAGCCTACTTTCTTTTGGCCTTTCATGTGTTTTGCAAATAGGCTAGGTAACCTAGAAAAAATGTATCTTTCCACCCATGTTGCATATCACTCAACATAACACTGTGTGGCGGTCACTGTGACCCTTATTTCAGTATATTTGAATAGTTCAGTCATGGCGCCAAGATACAGTATGTTATCTGGGTCAAAAAATGGAACATTGAGCTGTTGGCCATTGACACCTATCCATCAGAGATATCTCCCGCTAAATCACGATCACTGTTAATAAATGAAGGATTCAAATTAGAATGATGTTATCCAACTATTAAATGTAACATTTTCAATAGGATTTCTGAAGACAAACAAGGGTCATTGCCAATTTAGAGGTGGGGAGATTAGATATAATGGCTGCACCAAAGATGTTCAGAATCAGAAAGTAATCCTTGAGCATATAAATCGTGTTTGCAAGTGAAAATGTCTgtacataaatacattttaattcattCAAATGGAAATGTATAACAGATTAACCTAAGAAAAAAGTATAATAGTGAAATGACATGAATATACGATAATTATGTCATAATGAATTACCAATACTTTTTTTGCCATCAATCTAACACTAATTTCTCGTCAAGAATATTTGGTTCCCCGCTGCACTCGGTTTCACACCGTCAAAACTTGATCACGCCATAGCCGTTCATCTAACACGATCTAATTGGCTGTTTGGTTTGCCAATCAAAAGGTTGGA is part of the Salmo trutta chromosome 34, fSalTru1.1, whole genome shotgun sequence genome and encodes:
- the LOC115173744 gene encoding nuclear receptor subfamily 0 group B member 2 — its product is MMFPLEEMKTTCHCSGYREQQQQPHTILYNILSRADSNYSNNDSLINNNQVNQYNYNKMIPHNCHCKQQRAVCLKNPEGTCQMASDVLVKTICFMKSLPSFSQLPVEDQLSLLRDCWVPLFSLGLAQERTVFEVKDVPQASMLRRILLNGQGPQSEEEQEVEDEGKMFLPTLAGVHKLRSCLNRLWTLDLSPKEYAYLKGAMLFNPDIPGLSTTVLINSLQQEAQRALQEVVLTLHPGDLGRFSCILLSTSDLQTISQSLITELFFRPVIGQANLFDLLSEMLFIRQE